A window from Pseudooceanicola algae encodes these proteins:
- a CDS encoding amino acid ABC transporter permease has protein sequence MNFSFDTIWHNLPYLLAAARWTLIISLSGMAISVIWGVCICAARISTGRVLPRLAALYISFFRGVPLLVQILVFFYVLPYAGLDLPAMAAAILAVGLCSAAYSSEILRGALQAIPAGQKEAAMAIGIPPLALWRRILVPQAIRIGLPSLINELILLVKVSSLASVVGIGELTRVAQNITGQTYRPLEIYITAALIYFAINLVISRLGLLAEKRLKVT, from the coding sequence GTGAATTTTTCCTTCGACACGATCTGGCATAATCTGCCCTATCTGCTGGCCGCCGCGCGCTGGACGCTGATCATCTCTCTTTCCGGGATGGCGATTTCGGTGATCTGGGGCGTCTGCATATGTGCGGCGCGGATTTCCACCGGACGGGTGCTGCCACGGCTGGCCGCGCTCTATATCTCATTCTTCCGGGGCGTGCCGTTGCTGGTGCAGATCCTGGTGTTCTTTTATGTCCTGCCCTACGCCGGCCTTGATCTGCCGGCCATGGCGGCGGCGATCCTGGCGGTGGGGCTGTGTTCGGCGGCCTATTCCTCCGAGATCCTGCGCGGCGCGCTGCAGGCGATCCCCGCCGGTCAGAAAGAGGCGGCCATGGCGATCGGCATCCCGCCCCTGGCCCTGTGGCGCCGCATCCTGGTGCCCCAGGCGATCCGCATCGGCCTGCCTTCGCTGATCAACGAGCTGATCCTGCTGGTGAAGGTCTCGTCCCTCGCCTCGGTCGTCGGCATCGGGGAGTTGACCCGCGTGGCCCAGAACATCACCGGCCAGACCTATCGTCCGCTGGAAATCTACATCACCGCGGCATTGATCTATTTCGCCATCAATCTGGTGATCTCGCGCCTTGGCCTGCTGGCCGAAAAACGCCTGAAGGTGACGTGA
- the hutH gene encoding histidine ammonia-lyase — MKDLTPGATDLAQLEAIYRGTGPVRIDRAARPAIDAATEAVRRAAQGAEAVYGVNTGFGKLASVKIAPEDTETLQRNLILSHCSGVGAATPVPVTRLMMALKLLSLGRGASGVRWQVMELIEGMLAADLMPVIPAQGSVGASGDLAPLAHMAAVMIGEGEAVLDGARMPGAEALQKAGLTPVVLGPKEGLGLINGTQFSTAQALGALFDGWRLAEACLVTASLSTDAIMGSTAPLLAEIHALRGHRGQIEVAAAMRGLMEGSEIRESHRDGDSRVQDPYCIRCQPQVAGACIDLLRMAARTLEIEANAATDNPLVLVDEGRIVSGGNFHAEPVAFAADQIALALAEIGAIAQRRVALMVDPTLSFDLPPFLAKDPGLNSGFMIAEVTTAALMSENKHLANPCSTDSTPTSANQEDHVSMAAHGARRLHRMVANLSHILGVELLCGALGIECRAPLKTSATLQAAIAGLRATVPPLEVDRYLAPDIEKAAEMVASGALTASVSSAPLMTLGDHDAAR; from the coding sequence ATGAAGGATCTTACCCCCGGAGCCACCGATCTGGCCCAGCTCGAGGCGATCTATCGCGGGACCGGGCCGGTCCGCATCGACCGGGCCGCCAGGCCCGCCATCGACGCCGCGACAGAGGCCGTTCGACGCGCCGCACAAGGGGCCGAGGCCGTCTATGGCGTCAACACGGGTTTCGGCAAGCTTGCCTCGGTCAAGATCGCGCCCGAAGACACCGAGACCCTGCAACGCAACCTGATCCTGTCTCATTGTTCCGGCGTGGGTGCGGCGACGCCCGTCCCGGTCACCCGCCTGATGATGGCCCTGAAGCTGCTGTCGCTGGGGCGCGGGGCCTCGGGCGTGCGCTGGCAGGTGATGGAACTGATCGAGGGCATGCTGGCCGCTGACCTGATGCCGGTGATCCCGGCGCAGGGGTCTGTCGGCGCCAGCGGCGACCTTGCCCCCCTTGCGCATATGGCCGCCGTGATGATCGGCGAAGGCGAAGCCGTGCTGGACGGCGCCCGGATGCCCGGCGCGGAGGCGCTGCAAAAGGCCGGTCTGACGCCGGTGGTGCTTGGCCCGAAAGAGGGGCTTGGCCTGATCAACGGCACGCAGTTTTCCACCGCCCAGGCGCTTGGCGCGCTGTTCGACGGCTGGCGTCTGGCCGAGGCCTGCCTTGTCACCGCCAGCCTTTCCACGGATGCAATCATGGGCTCGACCGCGCCGCTGCTGGCCGAAATCCATGCCCTGCGCGGCCATCGTGGCCAGATCGAGGTCGCAGCCGCCATGCGTGGCCTGATGGAGGGCTCCGAGATCCGCGAAAGCCACCGCGACGGCGACAGCCGCGTGCAGGACCCCTATTGCATCCGCTGCCAGCCGCAGGTCGCCGGCGCCTGTATCGACTTGTTGCGCATGGCTGCCCGCACGCTTGAGATCGAGGCGAATGCCGCCACCGACAACCCGCTGGTGCTGGTGGACGAAGGGCGCATCGTCTCGGGCGGGAATTTCCATGCCGAGCCGGTGGCCTTTGCCGCCGATCAGATCGCCCTGGCCCTGGCCGAGATCGGCGCCATCGCGCAGCGCCGCGTGGCACTGATGGTGGACCCGACGCTGAGCTTCGATCTGCCGCCGTTCCTGGCCAAGGATCCTGGCCTGAATTCGGGTTTCATGATCGCCGAGGTCACGACCGCCGCGCTGATGAGCGAGAACAAGCATCTCGCCAACCCCTGTTCCACCGATTCCACCCCGACCAGCGCCAACCAGGAAGACCACGTGTCCATGGCCGCCCATGGGGCGCGGCGGCTGCATCGGATGGTCGCCAACCTGTCGCATATCCTCGGGGTCGAACTGCTGTGCGGGGCGCTCGGGATCGAATGCCGTGCGCCGCTGAAGACCAGCGCGACCCTGCAGGCCGCCATCGCCGGGCTGCGCGCGACCGTGCCCCCGCTAGAGGTTGACCGCTATCTGGCGCCGGATATCGAAAAGGCGGCGGAGATGGTCGCCAGCGGCGCGCTGACCGCCAGCGTCAGCTCTGCCCCGCTCATGACACTGGGGGACCACGATGCGGCCCGTTGA
- a CDS encoding isopenicillin N synthase family dioxygenase yields MTRDLKEQAAPAREIAEDQKALTIDDATLPVIDLGPLAEGTPEGTAAVAAALGKAARESGFFYIVNHGIPQEQVDATFAASRQFHEMTRSEKMKNWCGFTNHHRGYVPYEENGWDFPKTINFNEAWDMSYEAPADHPDHVAGWRMTGPNVWPDIPGWKQTVSGYYDAVFALGLTLLDTLALELDVDPKELRQHITTPCSQLRLLHYIANDMPATKEMMGIGAHSDFECFTILATGGPGLQVMNADDVWIEAPPIPGTFVVNIGDIFETWSGGQFKSTQHRVINSGKERYSMPLFFGLDYHAVVEPLEKFRTPEALAKYPTMRAGEHLMRMTAKGFRYMADAREKGVFVPDYEIPDENPFKREARQPAQG; encoded by the coding sequence GTGACCCGAGATCTGAAGGAACAGGCCGCACCCGCACGCGAAATTGCTGAAGACCAGAAGGCGCTGACCATCGACGATGCCACCCTGCCGGTGATCGACCTCGGTCCGCTGGCCGAGGGCACCCCGGAAGGCACTGCCGCTGTCGCCGCCGCGCTTGGCAAGGCGGCGCGTGAATCGGGCTTCTTCTACATCGTCAACCACGGCATCCCGCAGGAACAGGTGGATGCGACCTTTGCCGCCTCGCGCCAGTTCCACGAGATGACCCGCAGCGAGAAGATGAAGAACTGGTGCGGCTTCACCAATCATCATCGCGGCTATGTCCCTTACGAGGAAAACGGCTGGGATTTCCCCAAGACGATCAATTTCAACGAGGCCTGGGACATGTCCTACGAGGCCCCCGCAGACCACCCCGACCATGTCGCGGGCTGGCGCATGACCGGCCCGAACGTCTGGCCCGACATCCCCGGCTGGAAACAGACCGTCTCGGGCTATTACGACGCGGTCTTCGCCCTTGGGCTGACGCTGCTGGACACGCTGGCGCTGGAACTGGACGTCGACCCGAAAGAGCTGCGCCAGCATATCACCACGCCCTGTTCGCAGCTGCGCCTGCTGCATTACATCGCCAACGACATGCCCGCCACGAAGGAGATGATGGGGATCGGGGCGCATTCGGATTTCGAATGTTTCACCATCCTCGCCACCGGCGGCCCCGGCCTGCAGGTGATGAATGCCGATGACGTCTGGATCGAGGCCCCGCCGATCCCCGGCACCTTCGTCGTCAATATCGGTGACATCTTCGAAACCTGGTCCGGGGGCCAGTTCAAGTCGACCCAGCACCGGGTGATCAATTCGGGCAAGGAACGCTATTCCATGCCGCTGTTCTTCGGGCTGGATTACCACGCCGTGGTCGAGCCGCTGGAAAAGTTCCGCACGCCCGAGGCGCTGGCCAAGTATCCGACCATGCGCGCCGGGGAACATCTGATGCGGATGACGGCCAAGGGATTCCGCTACATGGCCGACGCGCGCGAAAAGGGGGTCTTTGTCCCGGACTACGAGATCCCGGATGAGAACCCGTTCAAACGCGAAGCCCGCCAGCCCGCGCAGGGATGA
- the hutG gene encoding N-formylglutamate deformylase, protein MRPVDSFAGDGPLVLGLPHCGTHVPDDILARFNPTGAALADTDWHVDRLYRDLLPGVSWARANFHRYVIDANRDPEGVSLYPGQNTTGLCPTTDFEGAPIYLPGQEPDADEITARLHAWHAPYHAALRGLIDRALAKHGVAILFDCHSIRSEIAFLFDGVLPDLNLGTNDGKSCAAPLQEAVTLVMRKAEGFSGVVNGRFKGGWTTRHYGQPGTGVHAIQLELAQKTHLAQEAAPFDYDTEKAARLRPVLQAMLEQLQALAPHLEEGKSHG, encoded by the coding sequence ATGCGGCCCGTTGACAGTTTCGCGGGCGATGGCCCGCTGGTGCTGGGCCTGCCGCATTGCGGAACCCATGTGCCAGACGACATCCTGGCCCGGTTCAATCCCACCGGCGCGGCGCTGGCCGACACGGACTGGCACGTCGACAGGCTTTATCGTGACCTGCTGCCCGGCGTGTCCTGGGCGCGGGCGAATTTCCATCGCTACGTGATCGACGCCAACCGCGATCCCGAAGGTGTCAGCCTTTATCCCGGCCAGAACACCACCGGCCTTTGCCCGACCACCGATTTCGAGGGCGCGCCGATCTACCTGCCCGGTCAGGAACCGGATGCGGATGAAATCACCGCGCGGCTGCACGCCTGGCACGCCCCCTATCACGCCGCCCTCCGGGGGCTGATCGACAGGGCGCTGGCGAAACACGGCGTGGCGATCCTGTTCGACTGCCATTCGATCCGGTCAGAGATCGCCTTCCTTTTCGACGGGGTGCTGCCGGATCTGAACCTTGGCACCAACGACGGCAAAAGCTGTGCCGCGCCGCTGCAGGAGGCCGTGACCTTGGTAATGCGCAAGGCGGAAGGGTTCTCGGGCGTGGTGAACGGGCGCTTCAAGGGCGGCTGGACGACCCGGCATTACGGCCAGCCGGGTACCGGCGTCCATGCCATCCAGCTGGAGCTGGCGCAAAAGACCCACCTGGCGCAGGAAGCCGCGCCCTTTGACTACGATACCGAAAAGGCGGCGCGGCTGCGTCCCGTGTTGCAGGCGATGCTGGAACAATTGCAGGCGCTGGCGCCCCACCTTGAAGAAGGAAAATCCCATGGCTGA
- the hutU gene encoding urocanate hydratase, with product MADRRHNLRDVFAPTGTELNAKSWLTEAPLRMLMNNLHPDVAENPHELVVYGGIGRAARTWEDFDRICAALKDLTETETLLVQSGKPVGVFQTHKDAPRVLIANSNLVPHWANWDHFNELDKKGLAMYGQMTAGSWIYIGTQGIVQGTYETFAEAGRQHYGGDLTGKWILTGGLGGMGGAQPLAAVMAGACCLAVECDETRIDFRLRTRYVDAKATDLDEALEMIRRWTEAGEAKSVGLVGNAADIFPELVRRGVRPDIVTDQTSAHDPINGYLPKGWTMAQWRDGRENDPKAVEKAARASMREHVEAMVDFWNAGVPTLDYGNNIRQVALDEGFENAFAFPGFVPAYIRPLFCRGVGPFRWCALSGDPEDIYKTDQKVKEIIPDDPHLHKWLDMARDRIAFQGLPARICWVGLGQRHRLGLAFNEMVRTGELKAPVVIGRDHLDSGSVASPNRETEAMKDGSDAVSDWPLLNALLNTASGATWVSLHHGGGVGMGFSQHSGMVICADGTAEADKRLARVLWNDPATGVMRHADAGYEIALDCAREHQLNLPGIL from the coding sequence ATGGCTGACCGCCGCCACAATCTTCGTGATGTCTTTGCGCCGACGGGGACCGAGCTGAATGCCAAAAGCTGGCTGACCGAAGCCCCCCTGCGGATGCTGATGAACAACCTGCACCCCGACGTGGCCGAGAACCCGCATGAGCTGGTGGTTTACGGCGGCATCGGCCGGGCGGCGCGCACCTGGGAAGACTTCGACCGGATCTGCGCCGCGCTGAAGGATCTGACCGAGACCGAGACGCTGCTGGTCCAGTCCGGCAAGCCCGTCGGTGTTTTCCAGACCCACAAGGACGCGCCCCGCGTGCTGATCGCCAATTCCAACCTGGTGCCCCATTGGGCCAATTGGGACCATTTCAACGAACTCGACAAGAAGGGTCTGGCCATGTACGGCCAGATGACCGCCGGCAGCTGGATCTACATCGGCACGCAGGGCATCGTGCAGGGCACCTATGAGACCTTCGCCGAAGCAGGTCGTCAGCACTACGGCGGCGACCTGACCGGCAAGTGGATCCTGACCGGTGGCCTTGGCGGCATGGGCGGGGCGCAACCGCTGGCGGCCGTCATGGCCGGGGCCTGCTGCCTTGCCGTGGAGTGCGACGAAACCCGGATCGATTTCCGCCTGCGCACCCGCTATGTCGACGCCAAGGCGACCGATCTTGACGAGGCGCTCGAGATGATCCGCCGCTGGACCGAAGCCGGCGAGGCGAAATCCGTCGGGCTGGTCGGCAATGCCGCCGACATCTTTCCCGAACTGGTGCGGCGCGGTGTGCGGCCCGATATCGTGACCGACCAGACCTCGGCCCATGATCCGATCAACGGCTACCTGCCGAAAGGCTGGACCATGGCGCAGTGGCGTGATGGCAGGGAAAATGACCCCAAGGCGGTGGAAAAGGCCGCCCGCGCTTCCATGCGGGAACATGTCGAAGCGATGGTCGATTTCTGGAACGCCGGTGTGCCGACGCTGGATTACGGCAACAACATCCGGCAGGTGGCGCTGGACGAAGGGTTCGAGAACGCCTTTGCCTTCCCCGGTTTCGTGCCCGCCTATATCCGGCCGCTGTTCTGCCGTGGTGTCGGGCCGTTCCGCTGGTGCGCCCTGTCCGGCGACCCCGAGGACATCTACAAGACCGACCAGAAGGTGAAGGAGATCATCCCCGACGATCCCCACCTGCACAAATGGCTCGACATGGCCCGCGACCGTATCGCGTTTCAGGGCCTGCCGGCGCGGATCTGCTGGGTCGGCCTTGGTCAGCGCCATCGCCTTGGCCTTGCCTTCAACGAAATGGTTCGCACCGGAGAGCTGAAGGCCCCGGTCGTCATCGGACGCGATCACCTCGACAGCGGGTCTGTCGCATCGCCCAACCGGGAAACCGAGGCGATGAAGGACGGTTCGGACGCGGTATCGGACTGGCCGTTGCTGAATGCGCTGCTGAACACCGCCAGCGGCGCGACCTGGGTGTCGCTGCATCATGGCGGCGGTGTCGGCATGGGCTTCAGCCAGCATTCGGGCATGGTGATCTGTGCCGATGGCACCGCCGAGGCGGACAAACGCCTTGCCCGTGTGCTTTGGAACGACCCCGCGACCGGAGTCATGCGCCATGCGGATGCCGGATACGAAATCGCGCTGGACTGTGCGCGCGAACATCAATTGAATCTTCCCGGAATCCTCTGA
- a CDS encoding amino acid ABC transporter ATP-binding protein, with translation MTDTAPDTGPDPLLSVRDLSKNFGDFEALRKITLDVHHNEVLCLIGPSGSGKSTLLRCLNFLEPYDSGEVRLEGELIGWREGGAVPRRALAANALRRQRQGIGMVFQQFNLWPHMTALGNVTEALMQVKGLSRAKAAEKARAALQKVGLGDKAYNFPANLSGGQQQRVAIARAVAMEPRLMLFDEPTSALDPELVGEVLSAMKEMAAEGMTMVVVTHEMGFAAHVADRVAFLDGGRLVTVTRPAEIFGETPKDPRIQRFLQTYRERNVV, from the coding sequence ATGACCGATACCGCCCCGGATACCGGCCCCGACCCCCTGCTGAGCGTCCGTGACCTGTCCAAGAACTTCGGCGACTTCGAAGCCCTCCGGAAGATCACCCTGGATGTGCATCACAACGAGGTGCTCTGCCTGATCGGTCCCTCGGGGTCGGGCAAGAGCACGCTGCTGCGCTGCCTCAACTTCCTTGAACCCTATGACAGCGGCGAGGTCCGTCTGGAAGGCGAACTGATCGGCTGGCGCGAAGGCGGGGCGGTGCCGCGCCGCGCGCTGGCGGCCAATGCGCTGCGCCGTCAGCGGCAGGGCATCGGCATGGTGTTTCAGCAGTTCAACCTCTGGCCCCATATGACCGCGCTCGGCAATGTCACCGAGGCGCTGATGCAGGTAAAGGGCCTGTCCCGCGCCAAGGCGGCCGAAAAGGCCCGCGCCGCGCTGCAGAAGGTCGGGCTGGGTGACAAGGCGTACAATTTCCCCGCCAACCTGTCGGGCGGCCAGCAACAGCGCGTGGCCATCGCCCGCGCCGTGGCGATGGAACCCCGGCTGATGCTGTTCGACGAGCCGACCTCGGCGCTGGATCCCGAACTGGTGGGCGAGGTCCTGTCGGCGATGAAGGAAATGGCCGCCGAGGGCATGACCATGGTCGTCGTCACCCACGAGATGGGCTTTGCCGCCCATGTGGCCGATCGCGTGGCCTTTCTTGACGGGGGCAGGCTGGTGACGGTGACGCGCCCCGCCGAGATCTTCGGGGAAACCCCGAAAGATCCGCGAATCCAGCGATTCCTTCAGACCTATCGCGAGCGCAACGTCGTCTGA
- the hutI gene encoding imidazolonepropionase: MEADGAPYGLIPDGALILDGDRILWCGAQSDLPDSDAPREDLGGRLVTPGLIDCHSHVVFGGNRAKEFELRLQGASYEEVARAGGGIVSTVRATRAADEATLLADALPRVDALIAEGVTSLEIKSGYGLDVETELRMLRVARQIGEMRPITICTSFLGAHAVPEDYKGRTDAYLDEVCLPALRRAHDAGLVDAVDGFCEGIAFSPDQIARVFDVAHALGLPVKLHAEQLSNLGGAALAASHGALSADHIEYLDAAGVQAMAGAGTVAVLLPGAFYTLRETQAPPVDLLRAAGVPIALATDCNPGSSPLASLLLTLNMGCTLFRLTPDEALAGTTRNAARALGLTDRGVLRAGMRADLAIWDVSEPAELAYRIGFNPLYQRISGGCV, encoded by the coding sequence ATGGAGGCAGATGGCGCGCCCTATGGCCTGATCCCCGATGGCGCGCTGATTCTCGACGGCGACCGCATCCTGTGGTGCGGCGCGCAATCGGATCTGCCCGACAGCGACGCGCCCCGCGAAGACCTTGGCGGGCGGCTCGTGACCCCCGGCCTGATCGATTGCCACAGTCATGTCGTCTTTGGCGGCAACCGCGCAAAGGAATTCGAACTGCGGCTTCAGGGGGCGAGTTATGAAGAGGTCGCGCGCGCCGGCGGTGGCATCGTGTCGACCGTGCGGGCGACCCGCGCGGCAGACGAGGCCACCCTGCTGGCCGATGCGCTGCCCCGCGTCGATGCGCTGATCGCCGAGGGTGTCACCAGTCTGGAAATCAAGTCTGGCTACGGGCTGGATGTCGAGACCGAGTTGCGGATGCTGCGCGTGGCCCGCCAGATCGGCGAAATGCGCCCGATCACCATCTGTACCAGCTTTCTCGGGGCGCATGCGGTGCCCGAAGACTACAAGGGCCGGACCGATGCCTATCTGGATGAGGTCTGCCTGCCGGCCCTGCGCCGCGCCCACGACGCAGGCCTTGTCGATGCGGTGGACGGGTTCTGCGAAGGCATCGCCTTTTCCCCCGACCAGATCGCGCGGGTCTTTGACGTAGCTCACGCACTGGGCCTGCCGGTCAAGCTGCATGCCGAACAATTGTCCAACCTTGGCGGCGCGGCGCTTGCCGCAAGCCATGGCGCGCTGTCGGCGGATCATATCGAATACCTCGACGCGGCCGGGGTGCAGGCCATGGCCGGGGCGGGCACCGTCGCGGTGCTGCTGCCCGGCGCCTTCTATACCCTGCGCGAAACCCAGGCGCCCCCGGTCGACCTGTTGCGCGCCGCCGGCGTGCCGATCGCACTGGCGACCGATTGCAATCCCGGCTCCTCGCCTCTGGCTTCGCTGCTGCTGACGCTCAACATGGGCTGCACCCTGTTCCGCCTCACCCCGGACGAGGCGCTTGCCGGGACGACCCGCAATGCCGCGCGGGCCCTCGGACTGACAGATCGCGGCGTGCTGCGGGCCGGGATGCGCGCTGATCTTGCCATCTGGGATGTGTCCGAACCCGCCGAACTGGCCTATCGCATCGGGTTCAACCCGCTCTACCAGCGCATTTCAGGAGGCTGCGTATGA
- a CDS encoding amino acid ABC transporter permease, giving the protein MELDLFVQYGPALLQGFAVTVLCWIAGSLGGVVLGFVLACLYRWGPVPVRWGIYGYVELIRGTPFMIQLFLLYYGGPYVGLLLTPIQAGILSFVIYGSPYFSEIFRSGFNAIPQGQIEAARCLGMAEWRIVLRITLPQMLVPITAPLTNFFIILTKETAILSTVTVPELLFEVQSMTAETFAYVEPLLALSLFYWLMVTVTARFGAWVEARATRHLRRV; this is encoded by the coding sequence ATGGAGCTTGACCTCTTCGTGCAATACGGGCCCGCGTTGTTGCAGGGCTTTGCCGTCACCGTGCTGTGCTGGATCGCCGGGTCACTGGGGGGTGTGGTGCTGGGCTTCGTGCTGGCCTGCCTCTACCGCTGGGGTCCGGTGCCGGTTCGCTGGGGGATCTACGGCTATGTCGAACTGATCCGTGGCACGCCCTTCATGATCCAGCTGTTCCTGCTGTACTACGGCGGGCCTTACGTCGGGTTGCTGCTGACGCCGATCCAGGCGGGTATCCTCAGCTTCGTGATCTATGGTTCGCCCTATTTCTCTGAAATCTTCCGGTCGGGCTTCAACGCCATTCCGCAGGGCCAGATCGAAGCGGCCCGCTGCCTCGGCATGGCCGAATGGCGCATCGTGCTGCGCATCACCCTGCCGCAGATGCTGGTGCCGATCACCGCGCCGCTGACCAACTTCTTCATCATCCTGACCAAGGAAACCGCGATCCTGTCCACCGTCACCGTGCCCGAACTGCTGTTCGAGGTGCAATCCATGACGGCCGAGACCTTCGCCTATGTCGAACCGCTTCTGGCGCTGTCCCTCTTCTACTGGCTGATGGTCACGGTCACCGCGCGCTTCGGCGCCTGGGTCGAAGCCCGCGCCACCCGCCACCTGCGCCGCGTCTGA
- a CDS encoding formimidoylglutamate deiminase — MPSPTRETGKQSDEFLFAGQALLPEGWQSDVLIRIDARGRIAEVTPGAAPQGTRRAVVLPAPVNLHSHAFQRAMAGMSEARGPEPRDTFWTWRQIMFRFLDLLTPEDVEAIAALVQVEMAEAGYAAVGEFHYLHHQPGGTPYDDLGEMSARIAAAADQTGLGLTMLPVLYSQGGCDGRVLGAGQVRFGNDPERFARLHDAARRAISGLPGDTILGVAPHSLRAVTPEGLSAAIALAGDTPIHMHLAEQVAEVTEVEAAHGQRPVDYLLGRHEITAQWCLIHCTQMTGTETLALAQSGAVAGLCPITESSLGDGIFNGVSYLGAGGRIGLGSDSNIRISLSEELRTLEYSQRLRDLCRASVATPTQSTGRVLYDAALRGGAQAAGRTSGVIETGAFADLLALDGEAIDLEGRRGDALLDAWIFAGSDAMVTDLWSAGRHIVQDGRHHRGDVIRARYRDRMRALREKL, encoded by the coding sequence ATGCCCAGCCCGACCCGCGAGACCGGCAAGCAAAGCGATGAATTCCTGTTCGCCGGGCAGGCCTTGCTGCCCGAGGGCTGGCAAAGCGACGTTCTGATCCGCATCGATGCCAGGGGCCGGATTGCCGAAGTCACGCCGGGCGCCGCCCCGCAGGGCACGCGCCGGGCCGTGGTCCTGCCCGCACCGGTGAACCTGCACAGCCACGCCTTTCAGCGCGCAATGGCCGGGATGAGCGAAGCACGCGGGCCGGAACCGCGCGACACCTTCTGGACCTGGCGGCAGATCATGTTCCGCTTCCTCGACCTGCTGACACCGGAGGATGTCGAGGCCATTGCCGCCCTCGTACAGGTCGAAATGGCCGAAGCCGGCTATGCCGCCGTGGGTGAGTTCCACTACCTGCACCACCAGCCTGGCGGCACGCCCTATGACGATCTGGGCGAGATGTCGGCGCGCATCGCGGCGGCGGCGGATCAGACCGGGCTGGGCCTGACCATGCTGCCGGTTCTCTATAGTCAGGGCGGGTGCGACGGACGGGTGCTCGGGGCCGGTCAGGTGCGCTTCGGCAATGACCCGGAGCGTTTCGCGCGACTGCATGACGCCGCCCGTCGGGCGATTTCCGGGCTGCCGGGCGATACCATTCTGGGCGTCGCGCCCCATTCCCTGCGCGCCGTGACGCCCGAGGGACTGAGCGCCGCGATCGCCCTTGCCGGCGACACCCCCATCCACATGCACCTGGCCGAACAGGTCGCCGAGGTGACCGAGGTCGAGGCCGCTCATGGCCAGCGCCCCGTCGATTACCTGCTGGGCCGGCACGAAATCACGGCGCAATGGTGCCTGATCCATTGCACCCAGATGACCGGCACGGAAACCCTGGCCCTGGCGCAAAGCGGCGCGGTCGCCGGGCTGTGCCCGATCACGGAATCCAGCCTGGGCGACGGGATCTTCAACGGGGTCAGCTATCTTGGGGCCGGCGGGCGGATCGGGCTAGGATCGGATTCCAACATCCGCATTTCCCTGTCCGAGGAATTGCGCACCCTGGAATACAGCCAGCGCCTGCGCGATCTCTGCCGGGCCAGCGTGGCGACCCCGACGCAGTCTACGGGGCGAGTGCTGTACGATGCCGCGCTGCGGGGCGGGGCGCAGGCGGCTGGGCGCACCTCCGGCGTGATCGAAACCGGGGCCTTTGCCGATCTGCTGGCGCTGGATGGTGAGGCGATTGACCTCGAAGGACGGCGCGGCGATGCCCTGCTGGACGCGTGGATCTTTGCCGGCAGCGATGCCATGGTCACCGATCTGTGGTCAGCGGGGCGTCATATCGTGCAGGATGGGCGCCACCACCGGGGCGATGTGATCCGCGCCCGCTACCGCGACCGGATGCGCGCCCTGAGGGAGAAGCTGTGA
- a CDS encoding transporter substrate-binding domain-containing protein encodes MNKTLLGLLAAAGLGLTATAASADVLSDIMDAGKITVATEMHYAPFDILEDGKYVGIDADIFAIMSEKMGVEVEYLDLPWQSILPGLEAGKFDFVIAPVTMTAERMERYNFSLPIGNATVALAKKAGDDSIMTPEDIAGKAAGSQKGSAQLAQLQAFSDGLETPADVREYGNIDEALADLAAGRLSGVANSLPLMGYAAVQRPGVFELVLPPFGDPKYFGWVAAGGDETTTLIAKVNEILLEMHEDGSLDAINEKWLGAAPELPTTMPEVQ; translated from the coding sequence ATGAACAAGACGCTGCTGGGACTTCTGGCCGCCGCAGGCCTTGGCCTGACCGCAACCGCCGCTTCGGCCGATGTGCTTTCGGACATCATGGACGCAGGCAAGATCACCGTCGCGACGGAGATGCATTATGCGCCTTTCGATATCCTCGAAGACGGCAAGTACGTCGGGATCGACGCCGACATCTTTGCCATCATGTCCGAGAAGATGGGCGTCGAAGTCGAATATCTCGACCTGCCCTGGCAATCCATCCTGCCGGGTCTGGAAGCGGGCAAGTTCGACTTCGTCATCGCCCCTGTGACCATGACCGCCGAACGGATGGAGCGTTACAACTTCTCCCTGCCGATCGGCAATGCCACCGTCGCACTGGCCAAGAAGGCCGGAGACGACAGCATCATGACCCCCGAGGATATCGCCGGCAAGGCCGCCGGGTCGCAGAAGGGCTCGGCCCAGCTGGCCCAGCTTCAGGCGTTCTCCGACGGGCTGGAAACACCTGCCGATGTCCGTGAATATGGCAATATCGACGAAGCCCTGGCCGATCTGGCCGCCGGCCGTCTGAGCGGTGTGGCGAATTCGCTGCCGCTGATGGGCTATGCCGCCGTGCAGCGCCCCGGTGTCTTTGAACTGGTGCTGCCGCCCTTCGGCGATCCGAAGTACTTCGGCTGGGTCGCCGCCGGTGGCGACGAGACCACGACGCTGATCGCCAAGGTCAACGAAATCCTGCTGGAAATGCACGAAGACGGCAGCCTTGATGCGATCAACGAAAAATGGCTGGGCGCAGCACCCGAGCTGCCCACGACCATGCCCGAGGTCCAGTAA